The following proteins come from a genomic window of Phycodurus eques isolate BA_2022a chromosome 9, UOR_Pequ_1.1, whole genome shotgun sequence:
- the LOC133408128 gene encoding protocadherin-10-like has translation MGPHKRYVHLIVLLYTVRVLASVTHYSIPEELKEGTVVANLANDLSLDVTSLMRRKVRVDIIANKKYLDVNKETGELYILEKIDREHICTTKWTSSCYLKLEVTLENPLRIFNIELEILDMNDNAPQFRRDAIHLDLSESTSAGERFSLSNAVDPDVGSNSVKTYHLSESAHFNIEVHTGRDGSKFADLILKKTLDREQQAVHNLILTAVDGGAPPRSGTASIIVHVLDNNDNAPLFDKSIYSVKIMENAPIGSLVIDLNATDLDEGSNSDLTYSYSLYTPEKTQETFHLNPSTGEITVKGMLNYEAFRIYDMEVIAADKGVNSLSGQCTIKIQVEDMNDNHPEISIKSFRSPVSENIAVDTVIAVVSVSDKDSGDNGLVDLHIPPDTPFRLRESSDDYYQLVVSEPLDREKVPEYDITFTVTDRGSPPLSDNDTVTLQLLDVNDNVPHFPRSFYSIRVPENNAPGALLTSLSAFDPDLHENQYLVYFIVEKEIANTSMSMLFSINPENGNLYALKTFDYEMEKDFLFHVEARDSGSPPLSSNASVRVAVADQNDNAPVIVSPWRAHGSAVEEKIPRSTDKGSLVAKVIALDVDSVHNSRITYQFLQVSDASLFSLDQYNGEIRTTRMFSYKDWRHQRLVVVAKDNGEPALSATVTIKLSTVETAAKAYSDGGGAPPEYDIFSDLNLYLLIGLGSVSFLLLITISVTVVLKCQKVEPGNMAPPCRNSVISERNSTVADSTLVSNDAYWYSLFLAETRKGKLVVRQPAPKGSRYFVSSIPRSAAGSATSDSAPSTLQVCVNFLKNWLSFFKVQMYFSLQLYHK, from the coding sequence ATGGGGCCACACAAAAGGTACGTGCACCTCATCGTGTTGCTTTACACGGTTCGCGTTTTGGCTTCCGTGACGCATTATTCCATCCCCGAGGAGCTGAAAGAGGGAACCGTTGTCGCCAACCTTGCGAACGATCTCAGCTTGGACGTGACGAGTCTGATGAGAAGAAAGGTGCGCGTCGATATCATcgcaaataaaaaatacctgGATGTGAACAAAGAGACTGGAGAACTGTACATTTTGGAGAAGATTGACAGGGAACATATTTGCACGACTAAATGGACATCATCGTGCTACCTCAAACTGGAGGTGACGCTGGAAAATCCACTGCGGATTTTCAACATCGAATTAGAAATACTCGACATGAATGACAACGCCCCGCAGTTCAGACGAGACGCCATTCATTTGGATTTATCCGAGTCCACTTCAGCGGGGGAGAGATTCTCTTTAAGCAACGCAGTCGATCCGGATGTCGGAAGCAATTCAGTGAAAACATATCATTTGAGTGAAAGTGCACATTTTAATATTGAAGTCCACACTGGCAGAGACGGATCCAAATTTGCAGATTTGATATTAAAGAAGACATTAGACCGGGAGCAGCAGGCTGTGCACAATTTAATACTGACGGCAGTAGATGGCGGTGCGCCCCCGCGTTCTGGCACAGCGAGTATTATTGTTCATGTTTTAGACAACAACGATAACGCCCCTTTGTTTGACAAGTCGATCTACAGTGTCAAAATCATGGAAAATGCTCCCATTGGAAGCCTTGTTATTGATCTGAATGCGACTGACTTGGATGAGGGCTCCAATTCGGATTTAACGTATTCCTACAGTTTATACACGCCTGAGAAAACACAAGAGACTTTTCATTTAAATCCTTCGACGGGTGAGATTACTGTGAAGGGAATGTTGAATTACGAAGCGTTTCGGATTTATGATATGGAAGTCATAGCAGCAGACAAAGGAGTCAATAGTTTATCAGGCCAGTGTACAATCAAAATTCAAGTCGAGGACATGAATGACAACCACCCCGAAATATCGATAAAGTCATTCCGAAGTCCGGTCAGTGAGAATATCGCCGTGGACACGGTGATAGCAGTGGTCAGCGTGAGCGATAAGGACTCGGGCGACAACGGACTGGTGGATCTGCACATTCCACCAGATACGCCTTTCCGACTGAGGGAGTCCTCCGACGACTATTACCAGTTAGTGGTTTCGGAGCCCTTGGACCGCGAGAAGGTTCCGGAATACGACATCACCTTCACGGTGACCGACAGAGGCTCGCCCCCGTTAAGCGACAACGATACCGTGACCTTACAGCTGCTGGACGTGAACGACAACGTGCCGCACTTCCCTCGGTCCTTCTACAGCATCCGCGTGCCGGAGAATAACGCTCCCGGCGCCTTGCTCACGTCCCTCAGCGCCTTCGACCCCGACCTCCACGAGAACCAGTACCTGGTTTACTTCATTGTGGAGAAGGAGATCGCCAACACCTCCATGTCCATGCTGTTCTCCATCAACCCGGAGAACGGCAACCTTTACGCGCTCAAGACCTTCGACTACGAGATGGAGAAGGACTTTCTTTTCCACGTCGAGGCCAGAGACTCGGGTTCGCCTCCGCTCAGCAGCAACGCGAGCGTCCGCGTGGCGGTGGCCGATCAGAACGACAACGCTCCGGTCATCGTCTCTCCGTGGCGGGCGCACGGCTCGGCGGtggaggagaagatccccaGATCCACGGATAAAGGCtctctggtggccaaggtgatCGCCTTGGATGTGGATTCCGTGCACAACTCGCGCATCACCTACCAGTTCCTGCAGGTGAGCGACGCCTCCTTGTTCAGTCTGGACCAGTACAACGGCGAGATCCGCACCACCAGGATGTTCAGTTACAAAGACTGGCGCCACCAGAGACTGGTGGTGGTCGCCAAGGACAACGGGGAGCCCGCTCTCTCCGCCACGGTCACCATCAAGCTGTCCACGGTGGAAACGGCCGCCAAGGCCTACTCGGACGGCGGCGGGGCGCCCCCGGAATACGACATCTTCTCCGACCTCAACCTGTATTTGCTCATCGGTCTGGGCTCGGTGTCCTTCCTGCTGCTCATCACCATCTCGGTCACCGTCGTGCTCAAGTGTCAGAAGGTCGAGCCCGGCAATATGGCTCCTCCGTGCAGGAACAGCGTGATCAGCGAGAGGAACTCCACCGTGGCGGATTCCACTCTGGTGTCCAACGACGCCTACTGGTACAGTCTGTTTCTAGCCGAGACCAGGAAAGGAAAGCTGGTGGTCAGGCAGCCCGCGCCCAAGGGCTCCAGATACTTCGTGTCCAGTATTCCCAGGAGCGCGGCCGGGTCCGCCACCAGCGACTCCGCCCCCTCCACCTTGCAGGTATGTGTCAATTTTCTTAAAAACTGGctgtcattttttaaagtgcaaatgtattttagtttgcaATTGTATCACAAATGa
- the LOC133408130 gene encoding protocadherin alpha-C2-like translates to MRTMRSIVLTQPRQRCVLLVLLFLLSSVHQISTSVTHYSIPEEMKEGSVVANLAADLGLDVKTLTQRKMRLDIISNKKYLEVNKDTGELLIVEKIDREHICPTKSSASCYLRLEVILENPLRIFNIEVEIMDMNDNAPQFRRDAIHLDISESTSKGERFSLSNAVDPDVGSNTVKTYHLSESEHFNIEVQTGREGTKLADLILKKTLDREQQAVHNLILTAVDGGAPPRSGTASIIVHVLDNNDNAPLFDKSIYSVKIMENAPIGSLVIDLNATDLDEGSNSDLTYSYSLYTPEKTQETFHLNPSTGEITVKGMLNYEAFRIYDMEVIAADKGVNSLSGQCTIKIQVEDMNDNHPEISIKSFRSPVSENIAVDTVIAVVSVSDKDSGDNGLVDLHIPPDTPFRLRESSDDYYQLVVSEPLDREKVPEYDITFTVTDRGSPPLSDNETVTLQLLDVNDNVPHFPRSFYSIRVPENNAPGALLTSLSAFDPDLHENQYLVYFIVEKEIANTSMSMLFSINPENGNLYALKTFDYEMEKDFLFHVEARDSGSPPLSSNASVRVAVADQNDNAPVIVSPWRAHGSAVEEKIPRSTDKGSLVAKVIALDVDSVHNSRITYQFLQVSDASLFSLDQYNGEIRTTRMFSYKDWRHQRLVVVAKDNGEPALSATVTIKLSTVETAAKAYSDGGGAPPEYDIFSDLNLYLLIGLGSVSFLLLITISVTVVLKCQKVEPGNMAPPCRNSVISERNSTVADSTLVSNDAYWYSLFLAETRKGKLVVRQPAPKGSRYFVSSIPRSAAGSATSDSAPSTLQVCLNCIHFVSLKI, encoded by the coding sequence ATGAGAACAATGAGGTCCATTGTCTTAACGCAGCCACGGCAAAGGTGCGTGCTGCtcgttcttcttttccttctctCTTCCGTTCACCAAATATCCACCTCCGTGACCCATTATTCCATACCGGAGGAAATGAAAGAGGGATCGGTTGTTGCCAACCTCGCAGCCGATCTGGGATTGGATGTGAAAACGCTGACGCAGAGGAAGATGCGCCTGGACATTATTTCGAACAAAAAATATCTGGAGGTCAACAAAGACACCGGGGAGCTCCTCATCGTGGAGAAGATTGACAGGGAACACATATGCCCGACAAAGTCGTCAGCCTCATGTTATCTGAGACTTGAAGTGATTCTGGAGAACCCGTTAAGAATTTTTAACATCGAAGTTGAAATCATGGACATGAACGACAACGCCCCTCAATTTCGGAGAGACGCCATTCATTTGGACATTTCTGAATCGACATCAAAAGGAGAGAGATTCTCTCTCAGCAATGCAGTTGATCCGGACGTTGGAAGTAATACAGTGAAAACATATCATCTGAGTGAAAGTGAGCATTTTAATATCGAGGTTCAAACGGGGAGGGAAGGAACAAAACTCGCAGATTTGATATTAAAGAAGACATTAGACCGGGAGCAGCAGGCTGTGCACAATTTAATACTGACGGCAGTAGATGGCGGTGCGCCCCCGCGTTCTGGCACAGCGAGTATTATTGTTCATGTTTTAGACAACAACGATAACGCCCCTTTGTTTGACAAGTCGATCTACAGTGTCAAAATCATGGAAAATGCTCCCATTGGAAGCCTTGTTATTGATCTGAATGCGACTGACTTGGATGAGGGCTCCAATTCGGATTTAACGTATTCCTACAGTTTATACACGCCTGAGAAAACACAAGAGACTTTTCATTTAAATCCTTCGACGGGTGAGATTACTGTGAAGGGAATGTTGAATTACGAAGCGTTTCGGATTTATGATATGGAAGTCATAGCAGCAGACAAAGGAGTCAATAGTTTATCAGGCCAGTGTACAATCAAAATTCAAGTCGAGGACATGAATGACAACCACCCCGAAATATCGATAAAGTCTTTCCGAAGTCCGGTCAGTGAGAATATCGCCGTGGACACGGTGATAGCAGTGGTCAGCGTGAGCGATAAGGACTCGGGCGACAACGGACTGGTGGATCTGCACATTCCACCAGATACGCCTTTCCGACTGAGGGAGTCCTCCGACGACTATTACCAGTTAGTGGTTTCGGAGCCCTTGGACCGCGAGAAGGTTCCGGAATACGACATCACCTTCACGGTGACCGACAGAGGCTCGCCCCCGTTAAGCGACAACGAAACCGTGACCTTACAGCTGCTGGACGTGAACGACAACGTGCCGCACTTCCCTCGGTCCTTCTACAGCATCCGCGTGCCGGAGAATAACGCTCCCGGCGCCTTGCTCACGTCCCTCAGCGCCTTCGACCCCGACCTCCACGAGAACCAGTACCTGGTTTACTTCATTGTGGAGAAGGAGATCGCCAACACCTCCATGTCCATGCTGTTCTCCATCAACCCGGAGAACGGCAACCTTTACGCGCTCAAGACCTTCGACTACGAGATGGAGAAGGACTTTCTTTTCCACGTCGAGGCCAGAGACTCGGGTTCGCCTCCGCTCAGCAGCAACGCGAGCGTCCGCGTGGCGGTGGCCGATCAGAACGACAACGCTCCGGTCATCGTGTCTCCGTGGCGGGCGCACGGCTCGGCGGtggaggagaagatccccaGATCCACGGATAAAGGCtctctggtggccaaggtgatCGCCTTGGATGTGGATTCCGTGCACAACTCGCGCATCACCTACCAGTTCCTGCAGGTGAGCGACGCCTCCTTGTTCAGTCTGGACCAGTACAACGGCGAGATCCGCACCACCAGGATGTTCAGTTACAAAGACTGGCGCCACCAGAGACTGGTGGTGGTCGCCAAGGACAACGGGGAGCCCGCTCTCTCCGCCACGGTCACCATCAAGCTGTCCACGGTGGAAACGGCCGCCAAGGCCTACTCGGACGGCGGCGGGGCGCCCCCGGAATACGACATCTTCTCCGACCTCAACCTGTATTTGCTCATCGGTCTGGGCTCGGTGTCCTTCCTGCTGCTCATCACCATCTCGGTCACCGTCGTGCTCAAGTGTCAGAAGGTCGAGCCCGGCAATATGGCTCCTCCGTGCAGGAACAGCGTGATCAGCGAGAGGAACTCCACCGTGGCGGATTCCACTCTGGTGTCCAACGACGCCTACTGGTACAGTCTGTTTCTAGCCGAGACCAGGAAAGGAAAGCTGGTGGTCAGGCAGCCCGCGCCCAAGGGCTCCAGATACTTCGTGTCCAGTATTCCCAGGAGCGCGGCCGGGTCCGCCACCAGCGACTCCGCCCCCTCCACCTTGCAGGTATGCCTcaactgcatacattttgtcAGTTTGAAGATTTAG
- the LOC133408129 gene encoding protocadherin beta-16-like → MERHATMGSVLLMRSLKRYVLLFVLFAFVPRAPASVTHYSIPEEMKEATIVANIANDLSLDVKTLNKRKMRLDIIANKRYLDVKKETGELYIVEKIDREILCPTKSSASCYLKLEVILENPVRIFNIEVEIMDINDNAPQFRRDAIHLDVSESTPKGERFSLSNAVDPDVGSNTVKTYHLRESDTFDIEVLTGRDGSKFAELILKDTLDREQQAVHNLVLTAVDGGKPPRSGTAKIIVQVLDNNDNAPLFDKSIYSVKIMENAPIGSLVIDLNATDLDEGSNSDLTYSYSLYTPEKTQETFHLNPSTGEITVKGMLNYEEFRIYDMEVIAADKGVNSLSGQCTIKIQVEDMNDNHPEISIKSFRSPVSENIAVDTVIAVVSVSDKDSGDNGLVDLHIPPDTPFRLRESSDDYYQLVVSEPLDREKVPEYDITFTVTDRGSPPLSDNETVTLQLLDVNDNVPHFPRSFYSIRVPENNAPGALLTSLSAFDPDLHENQYLVYFIVEKEIANTSMSMLFSINPENGNLYALKTFDYEMEKDFLFHVEARDSGSPPLSSNASVRVAVADQNDNAPVIVSPWRAHGSAVEEKIPRSTDKGSLVAKVIALDVDSVHNSRITYQFLQVSDASLFSLDQYNGEIRTTRMFSYKDWRHQRLVVVAKDNGEPALSATVTIKLSTVETAAKAYSDGGEAAPEYDIFSDLNLYLLIGLGSVSFLLLITISVTVVLKCQKVEPGNMAPPCRNSVISERNSTVADSTLVSNDAYWYSLFLAETRKGKLVVRQPAPKGSRYFVSSIPRSAAGSATSDSAPSTLQVCLNCIHFVIVDLLAHTAEAHDDCGWTVSCRSCP, encoded by the exons ATGGAACGGCACGCAACAATGGGGTCCGTTTTACTGATGCGTTCTCTGAAGAGGTACGTGCTGCTCTTTGTGCTCTTTGCCTTTGTTCCTCGCGCACCGGCTTCAGTCACCCATTATTCCATCCCTGAAGAAATGAAGGAAGCAACAATAGTTGCCAACATTGCAAACGATCTGAGCTTGGACGTTAAAACACTAAACAAGAGGAAGATGCGGCTGGATATTATTGCAAATAAGAGATATCTGGACGTGAAAAAGGAGACTGGTGAGCTGTACATTGTGGAGAAAATTGACAGGGAAATCCTTTGTCCTACTAAATCATCAGCCTCATGTTATCTTAAACTGGAGGTGATTTTGGAAAACCCTGTGCGAATCTTTAACATCGAGGTGGAAATAATGGACATTAACGACAACGCCCCTCAATTTAGGAGAGACGCCATTCACTTGGATGTATCTGAATCTACTCCGAAAGGAGAGAGATTCTCTCTCAGCAATGCCGTCGATCCCGACGTTGGCAGTAATACAGTTAAAACATATCATCTGCGTGAAAGTGATACATTTGACATCGAAGTTCTAACAGGGAGAGATGGGTCCAAATTTGCTGAATTAATATTAAAAGACACATTAGACCGAGAGCAGCAGGCTGTGCATAATTTGGTATTAACAGCAGTAGATGGCGGTAAACCTCCGCGTTCTGGGACTGCCAAAATTATAGTTCAGGTATTAGACAACAACGATAACGCCCCTTTGTTTGACAAGTCGATCTACAGTGTCAAAATCATGGAAAATGCTCCCATTGGAAGCCTTGTTATTGATCTGAATGCGACTGACTTGGATGAGGGCTCCAATTCGGATTTAACGTATTCCTACAGTTTATACACGCCTGAGAAAACACAAGAGACTTTTCATTTAAATCCTTCGACGGGTGAGATTACTGTGAAGGGAATGTTGAATTACGAAGAGTTTCGGATTTATGATATGGAAGTCATAGCAGCAGACAAAGGAGTCAATAGTTTATCAGGCCAGTGTACAATCAAAATTCAAGTCGAGGACATGAATGACAACCACCCCGAAATATCGATAAAGTCTTTCCGAAGTCCGGTCAGTGAGAATATCGCCGTGGACACGGTGATAGCAGTGGTCAGCGTGAGCGATAAGGACTCGGGCGACAACGGACTGGTGGATCTGCACATTCCACCAGATACGCCTTTCCGACTGAGGGAGTCCTCCGACGACTATTACCAGTTAGTGGTTTCGGAGCCCTTGGACCGCGAGAAGGTTCCGGAATACGACATCACCTTCACGGTGACCGACAGAGGCTCGCCCCCGTTAAGCGACAACGAAACCGTGACCTTACAGCTGCTGGACGTGAACGACAACGTGCCGCACTTCCCTCGGTCCTTCTACAGCATCCGCGTGCCGGAGAATAACGCTCCCGGCGCCTTGCTCACGTCCCTCAGCGCCTTCGACCCCGACCTCCACGAGAACCAGTACCTGGTTTACTTCATTGTGGAGAAGGAGATCGCCAACACCTCCATGTCCATGCTGTTCTCCATCAACCCGGAGAACGGCAACCTTTACGCGCTCAAGACCTTCGACTACGAGATGGAGAAGGACTTTCTTTTCCACGTCGAGGCCAGAGACTCGGGTTCGCCTCCGCTCAGCAGCAACGCGAGCGTCCGCGTGGCGGTGGCCGATCAGAACGACAACGCTCCGGTCATCGTCTCTCCGTGGCGGGCGCACGGCTCGGCGGtggaggagaagatccccaGATCCACGGATAAAGGCtctctggtggccaaggtgatCGCCTTGGATGTGGATTCCGTGCACAACTCGCGCATCACCTACCAGTTCCTGCAGGTGAGCGACGCCTCCTTGTTCAGTCTGGACCAGTACAACGGCGAGATCCGCACCACCAGGATGTTCAGTTACAAAGACTGGCGCCACCAGAGACTGGTGGTGGTCGCCAAGGACAACGGGGAGCCCGCTCTCTCCGCCACGGTCACCATCAAGCTGTCCACGGTGGAAACGGCCGCCAAGGCCTACTCGGACGGCGGCGAGGCGGCCCCGGAATACGACATCTTCTCCGACCTCAACCTGTATTTGCTCATCGGTCTGGGCTCGGTGTCCTTCCTGCTGCTCATCACCATCTCGGTCACCGTCGTGCTCAAGTGTCAGAAGGTCGAGCCCGGCAATATGGCTCCTCCCTGCAGGAACAGCGTGATCAGCGAGAGGAACTCCACCGTGGCGGATTCCACTCTGGTGTCCAACGACGCCTACTGGTACAGTCTGTTTCTAGCCGAGACCAGGAAAGGAAAGCTGGTGGTCAGGCAGCCCGCGCCCAAGGGCTCCAGATACTTCGTGTCCAGTATTCCCAGGAGCGCGGCCGGGTCCGCCACCAGCGACTCCGCCCCCTCCACCTTGCAGGTATGCCTcaactgcatacattttgtcA TTGTGGACCTACTTGCTCACACTGCGGAAGCACACGACGACTGCGGCTGGACTGTGTCGTGCCGCAGCTGCCCCTAG